GTCGGAAAGCGTGCGCCGCGCGGCGATGTCGCCGAGCGCGTACCCCGACGCCTCGGCCATGGCGCCGTCGCTCTTTCGCCAACTGGCCAAGGTCCGCTCGGCGAGCTCGGTCCCGCAGCGACCAAGGGCACGCGCGATGGCGAAACGCGCGTCGGCCGCGGCGGCGCCCGCGTCCGCGCCTTCCAAGGTTGTCGCGCGCGCGACGAGCGCGCGAACGTGGACGTCAGGTTGCAGTTTGCACACATAACCCAGCCCGTAGGCTGACCACATGACGATCTCGGGATCCTCGTCGGCGAGACGCGCGCGGAGCGCCGCGGCGGCCGCCTCATCGCCGATGCGGGCGAGGCCCCGCGTGGCGAGGCGACGCACCGCGACATCCGCCGGGGGCTCACCTGCCAGCGCCGCGGCGAGCTCCTTCGCGCTCCGTCGGTCTTCTGCGCGTGCGAGCTCGCGAAGGTCAACGACCGGCGCAGGCGTCGCCATCGGGCCGGCGTCGGGGACGGCGCTTGTGGGCGGGCGACGACAAGCGCTGGTGCTCGCGGCCGCGAGCAGCCCACACGCGAGCCGCCACCTCGCCGCGCGAGTGCTGCTCACGATCTGGCCTCTCCCTGGTGTGCGGTCGCGACGTGATGGGTTGCGGCCAGCGCTCGCGCATCGACCCACGACGCGCCCCGCTCTCGCAGCGCTGCGTAGAGGCCACTCAAGAGCCCCGAAGCCGGCTCCTCCGCGGCGCATGGGGAGACACGAAGGCCCTCGCGTTCGAACCACATGACAGCGCGAGGCATGTGGCTCGCGGAGGTCACCAGCTCGATGGCGCGGGTGCCGTGACGGCGCAGGAGTTCGGCGGCGTAGCGCGCGTTTTCTCCCGTCGAATGCGAGCAGCGCTCGCGCACGATGTCGGTACGCGAGACGCCGCCGTGACATAGCTCGTCTGCGAAGGCATCGGCCTCGACGACGCCGTCCCAGGCGCGGCCGCCCGCGACGAACACCATCCGTGGTTCGGCCGCGAGGTATCGCTCAAGGGCGCGGTCGCAACGACGGCGGGCGACCCCCGCGAGCCGCGGCGGGTTGCCACGGACCGTCAGGCGACAACCGAGGACGACGAGGGGTGTCTTCAAGGGAGCCGTCCCTGAGAGCGGGGGCCACGACCCAACGCCGGGCGGTGGAAGGTTACCTGGCATTGGGTCCGGCGGGAGGCCCTGCTTCCATTCTCGGTTCCGTTCGCGAACGCGAACAGCGAGCGGTGTCGATGCCCGTTGACGCCATGCGCTTTTGGGCCGTATCACGAGCAACTGCCATGCGGATCACCTTCTGGGGAGTGCGCGGAAGCATCCCGACGCCGGGGCCCCAAACCGTCGAAATCGGCGGCAACACGAGCTGCGTGGAAGTCCGCGCGGGAAACGCCATCGTCATCTTCGACGGAGGCACGGGACTCCGTCTGCTGGGGCAGAAGCTCCTCGCAGAGATGCCTCTCACCGCCCACATCTTCTTCAGCCACGTCCACTGGGATCACATCCAGGGATTTCCGTTTTTTGCCCCCGCGTTCATTCGCGGCAACACGTTTCTCCTCTACGGCGGCGGCGGCAACGTCACGCGCACGCTCGAGGAGACGCTCGCTGGCCAAATGGAGAACCCGAGCTTCCCTGTTCATCTGACGGAGATGGGAGCCCGCATGAGCTTCCGCGACCTTCGCGAAGGTGAGCTCGTCGAGATCGACGACGGCGCTGGCGATCGCGTCCGCATCACGTCGGCGCACGGCAACCACCCGAACGGGGTCATGGCCTACCGCATCGAGCACAAGGGCCACGCGGTGGTCTACGCGACCGACACCGAGCACTACTCGACCATCGATCCGAAGCTCGCCCTGCTCTCGAAGGACGTCGACGTGTTGATCTACGACGCCATGTACACGCCCGAGGAATACGCGGGCCAGAGCGGCGGCGGACCAAAGCTCGGCTGGGGTCACAGCACCATCGACGAAGCCGCCAAGCTGGCCAACGCGGCAGGCGTGAAGAAGCTCGTCCTGTTCCACCACGATCCCGGCCAGAGCGACGCCGCCGTGCGTGAGAAGGAACGACGCACGCGCGAGTGGTTTGCCAACACCGTGGCCGCCCAAGAGGGCTTGTCGATCGAGCTTTGATGCGCCTGGCAACAGCACCCGCGCTAGCGTTCGCGCTCGTTGCCGGTGCGCCAACCGAGGCCGGGGCCGAGGAGGCGCAGGCCCCTGCCACGACGACGCCCATCGCGAGCGCGAGTCCGTCGTGCGAGCCGGACTGGCCCGCCAAGGTCTACCCGCGCGTGCGCCAGTCGGTCGTTCGCCTAGAGACCGCCGGACGCGTCGGCGCGGGGTTTCTCTACGGCGACTCCCGACACGTCGCGACCGCGTTCCACGTCGTCGAGCTAGGGCGCGCCATCACGGTGCGCTTCGCGCCGGAAAAGCTCCTCGCGCCGGTCGTTCGAGAAGGCACCGTCGTCGCCTTCGATGCGCTCCACGATCTCGCCATCGTCGAGCTCGACGCCCCCGTCTCGCCGGGACCGCTTTTGCCCGCCGAAAGGAGTCCGGTCGTCGGGTCCGAAATCATGGCTGTCGGGCATCCGTACGCCGGCCCATCCGAGCGCGCCGGCCTTTCGCTGGACGGCCTCCTCGGCTGGTCGGCGGCACGCGGCATCGTCAGCGCAAGCAACGGCGAGCAGATTCAGACCGATGCGTCCATCAACCCCGGCAACAGCGGAGGTCCGCTGGTCGACTGCACAGGCCGCGTCGTCGGGATCGCCTCGTGGAAGATCGCCAGCGGCGACAACCTCGGGTTCGCGATCCGCAGCGAGTACCTGGATCGCTTGGGGCAACAGAGGCGACGCCCCTATTGGGGCCGATGGACGGGAGCGGGAGGCTCTCGTTCTTGGCGCACGCCTCGAGCGAGCGGCCGTATTCGGCCTCGGCATCGGCCTGGGCGCCACCATCCTGGACCGCGCCGACGTGATGCTGCGTGGCGCCTACCTCTTTGGTGTGGCGACGGACAGCGGGCCCGTCATCACCGACGGCAGGCGCCGGCTCTTCGCGTCGTTGGAGGCGCGGGCGAGACTCCTCGTGTGGCCGAAGCGCGGCTTCTACGTCACGCTCGGCGGCGGCGCCGCGTACGCCGACGACCGAGAGACCTCGCGCCGCTTCGTCGTACAAACGACCTGCGTCGGCTGCGCGCCCACGCTCGACGCGATCACCGAAGAGCGCGCTTCGCATGGCTTCGCGCCGATGTTCACGGCTGCCCTCGTGAGCCCCGGCGGCGAGCTTGGCTACAGCTTCGTCGCGGCCCACGGCACAGCGCCGAGCGCCACGCACCAGTTCGCGCTGAGCTTCACGGGGCGCTGATACGCCCACCGGCGCGGTACCGAAGCGACGCCATCAGCGTTCGCCCCGGGAGCGGATACGTCCACGCGTCGGAGGCCGGGAGCGGTACCGGGCCCGTCGCGCCGTCGTAGGTCACGACGCGGAGGTCGAAGAGGTTCTTCGCCTCGAGCCCCGCGTCGAGGCCCGGCGCGCCGGGGACGGCGAGCCGCACGCCCGCGGACGAGAGCGCACGCGTGGGCACGAGGACCGTGCCTTGGAGGTCCGCCGCGATACCGGCGACGACGTCGACGCCGTAGCGGACGCGTAGCGGGCCCAATACCGCCGCGACGTCGAAGACGACGTCGTGTTCGGGACGCCCCGGCAGGCGCGGCCGTTCGCACTCACCGACGCGCGCAGCGCAGGCGCCTTCACCGAGGTTCTTGGCGGATAGCCACGTGTACACCGCACGCATCTCGAACGGCGAGAGCTTCGCCGACACTTCGCCCTCGGCCCCCAGCAGCGTCGCTTTGCCGATGTTCTCCGCCTTGGCTCGACCGAAGGCGCCCACGGGAACGAACGTGATGAGGTTCTCGGCGAAGGTCGCAAAGCCGGTGAGCGCGAGCGCGAGGCGAAGTGCGCCGATGCGAGGCGTGACGCGAAAGCCCGCGTCGAGCGTCTTCGCCGTCTCTGGCAGAAGCTCCGCGTTCGGCAAGAAGGCGCCGCGGTTTCCGAACAGCTCGACGAAGGCCGGCGCGCGCGCGGTCGTTCCACCGTGCGCCGCAAAGGAGACGAGCGACGTCACCGCCTCGAGGCCGCCGTGAGCCGTCGGCCGAAGCTCGGTCCGCGTTCCCCCTTCGCGACCGTCGTCGGACCAGCCATCGACGCGGGCGGCGCCCGCGAAGGTGAGGCCCCGCGAGAGCGGCACCTCGAGATCGGCGCCGAGGCCCATCCGCGAGCGCCGAGCCCCGAGCGGCGCGCCACCGTTGGTGCGCCCTGGCGCGTAGCGCTCCCCGCTTCCGTCGCCGACGACCTCGAGGCGCGCGCGCTCGCCGAGCGCGCGGCGATAGCTCAGCGCGCCGCCGGCCAGGATGAAGGCGTCGCCCTCGTGCGTGGCGCTGAAGGTCCCTCGCGAGCGGAGCGACTGCTCATCACGGCGACCGTAACCGCGCAAGAGCAGCGTGCCACCGCCTACCTCGCTCGCGAGTTCCATGACGGGCAGAAGGCGGCTCGTCGAGAGCTGATCGAAAGGCGTCGGGTCGAGGAGCGTGCCGGGGAGCTCTTGCCGCCTCGCCTGACCGATGAGCGTCATTCGCAGGGAGCCGCGGTGGTTCGGTGACCATGCGACGGGCCTCACGTAGGAGACGAGCCCGCTGGCTTGTGCGTGCCCGCCATTTCTGCGGCGCGCGAAGGTGCGGCCCGTCCCGTCGGGAGCGAGCGCGTCGAACTCGTCGTCGCTGCGCGACGCGGAGACCGCCGTGGTGAGCTCGCCCACCGAGAGGGGCCGCGCATCGGCGACGCGCATGCGCGCGGCGCCTAGCGAGCCGTAGGCTCCGTAGACGTCGGTGACGGCGTGGCCCATGGGGCGCGGCGGCGAGAGGACGAGCGTGCCTCCGAGGGAACCGGGCCCTAGGCTCGCTGGGGCAAAGCTCCGAAAGGCGCGCACCTGGACGCCGGGCCACACGGGCAAGGACCCGAGGTCGAGCGTCGGATCGCTGCCGCCCGTCAAAGGAACGCCGGCGAGCACGACGGCCACCTGGCTCGAACTCGAACCGCGAATCGACAGCGTGGCGAAGCCGTCGTCGGCGCCGAGACGACGCACGTGCACGCCCGGCAAGCTCTCGACGAGGCTTGCGGCGTCGGTGGTCTCGCGCGGCGTGTCTCCCTCGCGAGCGCGCGCCACAAAGCCCGCCGCTTGACCGCCGCGAACGCGGACCTCGTCGTCAGGCGCTGGCTCATCGGCCCACGCGTGGGCGGCGACGGAGGAGACCGCGCCGGCGACCACAGCCCCCAGGAGTCGCGCGCACGTTTCATGCCTAGCCCACGTTTGCATCGGACGCGCGCCGGCGACGGGACGAGCAAAGAACGCCATGGGATCGCCCGGACGGCGCGCGGAGCATAGCCGTATCGGGCGACTCAGACCGCCGCGAACGTCGCAAAAAGACGCGGCCTGCGCGGTTCCGCCCGCCCTCGGCTTTCAGATCCCGCCCGGCTCCCCTATCCTCTTCGGACTCCATGTCGACAGCGCGCATCCTCCTCGCGATCCTCGGGCTCGCGGTCCTGATGATCGTCCACGAGGGTGGACACTACTTGGCGGCGCGCCACTTCGGCATGCGCGTCCTTCGGTTCTCCATCGGCTTCGGGCCCACGATCTACAAGCACCAGCCGCCGGGGAGCCCCACGGTCTACCAGATCGGCATCATTCCCTTCTTGGCCTACGTGCAGATCGCAGGCATGAACCCTTGGGAGGAGAACGATCCGAAAGACAAGGGGAGCTACGCGAACGCGTCGCTCTGGGGCCGCGTCGTCACCATCGCGGCAGGCCCCCTCGCCAACTACTTCTTCGCGTCGATCTTCATCTTCTTCGCCTACGTGTTGGGCGGAAAATTCATCGTCGACGAAGCCTCCACGCGCGTCGAGATCATTCCCGGTGGACCGGCGGCGAAGGCCGAGCTCATCGACGGCGATCGAATCCTCGCGGTCAACGAACAGAAGGTCGGCACCTGGGAAGAGCTGCGCAAAGCCATCAGCGCGCACCCCGGCGAGAAGGTCGACCTCACGGTGGAGCGCAAGGGAGAGACGATTCACAAGTTCGCGACGCCGGGCCCGAAGGGCGGCGAGTCGGCGGGGCGCATTCAAGTTAGCCCGGAGACCAAGAAGGTCCCCGTCACGTTCCGCGAGGCTGCGTGGTTGAGCGTTCGCGATCCACCGCTCGTCATCGTCGCCGTCATCAAGGGTCTCACGAGCGTCAAGATGGACGACCTGAGCGGTCCCGTTGGCATCGTGAAGGAGACGGCGCGCGCCATCAGCCGCGGCCCTGCCGACGCGTTGCGCTTCTTAGGAGCGCTCAGCGCCTACCTGTGCGGCTTCAACCTGCTGCCCTTCCCCGCGCTCGACGGGGGTCGACTCTTGTTCCTCGGCTTCGAGGCAGCGGCGAGGCGCAAGCCTGACGCCAAGGTCGAGGCGCAAATCCACGCCGTCGGGCTCATCATGCTGCTCGCGTTGCTGGTGGTCGTGAGCTTCCGCAACGACATCTTCGGCCGCTGAACGGCGAGGGCTCGCCCACCTCCCCGACGAGCCCACATTGACGAGGAGACCGAGAGCGCATCCAATGGCCGGATGCGCCTTCGACACATCCTCGGGTTGACCTTCGCCGTGGCGCTCCTTGCCGAGGCGTGCGCCGAGACCACTGAGGGCGTCGGTGGCGGCGATGAGCCGGCGGACGCGGCGGTGGACGGTGCGAGCACGAAGCCCGACGCGAAGACAACCGATGGCGCAACGAGCACCGAGGACGCGGAAGCACCCGACGCCTCGACCAACGACGGGGGCAAGGGCGACGCTACGGCGCTCGACGCCACGGCACTCGATGCGTCGGCCCAAGACGCCAATGTCGTAACAGACGCCACCGTGGTGGTGGACGCGACGAAGCCCGATACAGGAACGGCCTCGGACGGCTCACCGCCAGACGGTGCGTTGGGTGCGAGCGACGCGAGCGTCGTGCCCCCCGTCTCGAAGCTGCCCGACGGAGGCGCTTGCCCCGGAACCATCGTCAACCCGACTTGTGCGGTGCCAGCAGGCAACTTGGCGCGCTGTGGAACCGCTGCCGCGTCGAGCGTCTACTCGGCGAGTTGGCCGGAGGCCCACCTGAACGACGGCCTCCTCGACACGAGCTGGTACTCGGCGGTCGACGAATGCCCGGCGGGAGTGTGCGCGAACACGCTCTACGCAGAGGTTGAGTTCAACGCGCCGCGTGCCGTGCGCCGCGTGAAGCTCTACGGCAACGGCGACAGCTACCAAGACGGCTACGACGTGCTTACGGCGAGGATTCAACTCATCGATGGCGGGGGGAATGTCGTCGGGACCGCCGACGTGACGACCACGCGCGGTGCTGACCCGAACGGCAACGCCGAAGTGAGCTTTGTGAACGCGTTGCCCTGCATTAAGAAGGTCCGCGTCATTCCACTGACGATGCAGACGGACAACACGGGCCCGGGCATCGGTGAGATTGAGGCCTTCGCAAATTGAAGCGTGAAAACCGCAGCGGCTCGCGGCGTTTTTCGCCGGTCCGGCTGCACCGCCTCCCAGGTCGTCTATACCTCGCGTCATGAAGCGACGTCTCGCGTGGGCGCTGGGCCTTTCTTGTCTCGCGGCGTCGTTCTTGGCCGCTGCGTGTGGCGACGAGGAGAGCCCCGAAGGTGCAACCCCCGGCACGGGGGCCGACGCCAGCGCGACGAACGAGGGCGGCGCAGAGAGCGATGCCTCGAGCACCGCGGATGCGAAACCGCTCCCGGAGGCTTCAGCCGAGGCGGCGACGCCCGACGCGTGCAGCGGCGGCGACGCGGGCATCGGGGCGGCCTGCAGCAAAGACCTCGACTGCACCTGCGGGAATGTCTGCGCGGGTACGGGCTGCGTGCGAAAAGCCGCGTGCGACGAGGCCGTGCTCTCGTGGGACGGGCCGACAACCTACGCCGACGGCCGGTGCGTCGAGACGCTCGCCGGCTTCAAGCTCTACGGCAGTCGCGACGGAGGCGCGGACGCGGCCGACGCAGCGACGAGCCTCGTCAACGACGTAGGTAACCCGTGCGTGCCCGGGGTCCTGGTGGCCTGCGGCGACGCGGGAAAAATGGTCGCGATGCCCTCGTGCTCCGCGCGCGTTGGCGCGCTCGTGGATGGCACGTGGACCTTCACGGTCACGGCCTACGACGACGCTGGCGTCGAGAGTCCGCCTTCCGTGTCCGCGACCAAGATCATCGACTGCCCCTAGAACGTCATCTCTCAACCGGGCGACGCCCCCAAAGCGAAAAGGCGTGACCCGCGAGGGCCACGCCTTTCACATCCAGTCGCGGCGCCGTCACGCAAGCGGGGCGGCGGCACACCGGGCCAACGCGTCTCAGAAGCCCGAGCCGCCGTCGACGTCGATGGTGCGACCGTTGAAGTAGTCGCACTCGAGAGCGAACTTCACGGCGAGCCAGAGGTCTTCTGGCGTGCCGATGCGGCCGACGGGGATCGTCTGGACGAAGGCGTCGAGGGCCTTCTGGTTCATGCCCGCCGTCATGGGCGTCTCGACCATTCCGGGGGCGATGGCGCAGACGCGGATGCCGTATTGCGCGAACTCCTTCGACCAGGTGACCGTGTTCGCCGCGAGGGCGGACTTGGCGGCCACGTAGTTCGACTGGCCGCGGTTACCGTGGCGCGAGATCGAGGACATGTTGACGATGACGCCGGGCTTTTGGCCCGTCTGCGCCATCTTCGCGACGGTTTCGCGGACCATCATGGTCGCGCCCGTGAGGTTCACGCCGATGACGGCGTTCCAGTCGGCCGTGGAGAACTTCTTGATCTCGCCCGTCGTCTTGTCCTTCTTGACGAGCAGGCCGTCGCGGATGATGCCTGCGTTGTTGATGAGACCGTTCAGGCCGCCCATGACCTCGTGCGCCCAATGCACGAAGGACTCGCAG
This region of Myxococcales bacterium genomic DNA includes:
- a CDS encoding YdcF family protein, whose product is MKTPLVVLGCRLTVRGNPPRLAGVARRRCDRALERYLAAEPRMVFVAGGRAWDGVVEADAFADELCHGGVSRTDIVRERCSHSTGENARYAAELLRRHGTRAIELVTSASHMPRAVMWFEREGLRVSPCAAEEPASGLLSGLYAALRERGASWVDARALAATHHVATAHQGEARS
- a CDS encoding MBL fold metallo-hydrolase; the encoded protein is MRITFWGVRGSIPTPGPQTVEIGGNTSCVEVRAGNAIVIFDGGTGLRLLGQKLLAEMPLTAHIFFSHVHWDHIQGFPFFAPAFIRGNTFLLYGGGGNVTRTLEETLAGQMENPSFPVHLTEMGARMSFRDLREGELVEIDDGAGDRVRITSAHGNHPNGVMAYRIEHKGHAVVYATDTEHYSTIDPKLALLSKDVDVLIYDAMYTPEEYAGQSGGGPKLGWGHSTIDEAAKLANAAGVKKLVLFHHDPGQSDAAVREKERRTREWFANTVAAQEGLSIEL
- a CDS encoding TonB-dependent receptor — its product is MAFFARPVAGARPMQTWARHETCARLLGAVVAGAVSSVAAHAWADEPAPDDEVRVRGGQAAGFVARAREGDTPRETTDAASLVESLPGVHVRRLGADDGFATLSIRGSSSSQVAVVLAGVPLTGGSDPTLDLGSLPVWPGVQVRAFRSFAPASLGPGSLGGTLVLSPPRPMGHAVTDVYGAYGSLGAARMRVADARPLSVGELTTAVSASRSDDEFDALAPDGTGRTFARRRNGGHAQASGLVSYVRPVAWSPNHRGSLRMTLIGQARRQELPGTLLDPTPFDQLSTSRLLPVMELASEVGGGTLLLRGYGRRDEQSLRSRGTFSATHEGDAFILAGGALSYRRALGERARLEVVGDGSGERYAPGRTNGGAPLGARRSRMGLGADLEVPLSRGLTFAGAARVDGWSDDGREGGTRTELRPTAHGGLEAVTSLVSFAAHGGTTARAPAFVELFGNRGAFLPNAELLPETAKTLDAGFRVTPRIGALRLALALTGFATFAENLITFVPVGAFGRAKAENIGKATLLGAEGEVSAKLSPFEMRAVYTWLSAKNLGEGACAARVGECERPRLPGRPEHDVVFDVAAVLGPLRVRYGVDVVAGIAADLQGTVLVPTRALSSAGVRLAVPGAPGLDAGLEAKNLFDLRVVTYDGATGPVPLPASDAWTYPLPGRTLMASLRYRAGGRISAP
- a CDS encoding site-2 protease family protein, yielding MSTARILLAILGLAVLMIVHEGGHYLAARHFGMRVLRFSIGFGPTIYKHQPPGSPTVYQIGIIPFLAYVQIAGMNPWEENDPKDKGSYANASLWGRVVTIAAGPLANYFFASIFIFFAYVLGGKFIVDEASTRVEIIPGGPAAKAELIDGDRILAVNEQKVGTWEELRKAISAHPGEKVDLTVERKGETIHKFATPGPKGGESAGRIQVSPETKKVPVTFREAAWLSVRDPPLVIVAVIKGLTSVKMDDLSGPVGIVKETARAISRGPADALRFLGALSAYLCGFNLLPFPALDGGRLLFLGFEAAARRKPDAKVEAQIHAVGLIMLLALLVVVSFRNDIFGR
- a CDS encoding discoidin domain-containing protein, whose protein sequence is MRLRHILGLTFAVALLAEACAETTEGVGGGDEPADAAVDGASTKPDAKTTDGATSTEDAEAPDASTNDGGKGDATALDATALDASAQDANVVTDATVVVDATKPDTGTASDGSPPDGALGASDASVVPPVSKLPDGGACPGTIVNPTCAVPAGNLARCGTAAASSVYSASWPEAHLNDGLLDTSWYSAVDECPAGVCANTLYAEVEFNAPRAVRRVKLYGNGDSYQDGYDVLTARIQLIDGGGNVVGTADVTTTRGADPNGNAEVSFVNALPCIKKVRVIPLTMQTDNTGPGIGEIEAFAN
- a CDS encoding SDR family oxidoreductase, whose protein sequence is MQINQLKIIVTGGAQGMGAHFAKRLAEGGAQVACGDVNEAMLAELPKGIHRRRLDVSNESDCESFVHWAHEVMGGLNGLINNAGIIRDGLLVKKDKTTGEIKKFSTADWNAVIGVNLTGATMMVRETVAKMAQTGQKPGVIVNMSSISRHGNRGQSNYVAAKSALAANTVTWSKEFAQYGIRVCAIAPGMVETPMTAGMNQKALDAFVQTIPVGRIGTPEDLWLAVKFALECDYFNGRTIDVDGGSGF